tgtgtggatctctgtgtgtgtgtgtgtgtgtgtccacctgtgtgtgtgtgtgtgtgtgtgtggatctgtgtgtgtgtgtgtgtgtgtgtgtgtgtggatctctgtgtgtgtgtccacctgtgtgtgtctggggacctgtgtgtgtgtggatctctgtgtgtgtggatctgtgtgtgtgtttgtggatctgtgtgtgtgttgacctgtgtgtgtggatctgtgtgtgtgtttgtggatctgtgtgtgtgttgatctgtgtgtgtgtggatctgtgtgtgtgtggatctgtgtgtgtgtgttcacagccaGTGAGCTGGACCGAGACTCGGACATCCCCACTCTGACCCACTTGGAGCCGGTGACCCCTGTCAACGCCACGGCAACCGGCACAGCTGCCGCAGCAACACTTCCTGGGGGCGGAGCCGAGCAGAACGGGGCGCGGGCCTTGCGTCCCGGGGAGGCCAATGGGACGGCTGGAGGCatggctgtgggcgggactgacCCAAGGACCCGCCCTTTCACTGTAGGAAGCCCACACCCAAGCCCTGCGTCCTCGGTCGTCACGGCGATGCGATTCCCGCCGCCATACTCCGGCCCACTGCGGCTACTGCTGGCGAGCGACGCACGCGCGGACGAGTTTGGCCACGCCTTCCTGTTCTGGCTGGACACGGCCGAGCTGCTGCGTGCCGGAGGCCGGCCGGACGTCTGCTTCTCCCGCTGGGTCTTCCCGCTCTACATCTGCGGCTTCCTGTCCTGCCTGCGCCTCATCCTGGCTCcatgctgccccctgctggccccTCTGGGCGTGCTGCTGCAGGACCTGCCCTTCCTCTTCCTGCGGGGGGCGCTGTTGGGCGCGTTCGGGcgcatctctcccctcctctacctGCTCAAGAACCTGCTGGTGTGCTTGGCCTACGTCTACTTCAATTTCATGACCAAGCTGCGCGTCTTCAACACTCAGAGGATGTTCTGAGAGGCCCAGAGGGAAGGGAACCATCGGTGGTGCCGATCTGCGGTTTCAGAGAACCATCGGTGGTGCTGATCTGCGGTTTTAGAGAACCATCGGTGGTGCTAATCTGCGGTTTTAGAGAACCATCGGTGGTGCTGATCTGCAGTTCCAGAGAACCATCGGTGGTGCTGATCTGCGGTTTCAGAGAACCATCGGTTCTTCTGATCTGCGGATTCACAGGACTAGTGGAGCTGCTCTGATTGATCTCTGATGATCGTTGAGGGCAAAGAACAGCAACTGTCCAGTGAGCACCAAAGCAGTACTGCTGGGTtatccctaaccctaaccctagcccCAACACCCAAAGCAA
This is a stretch of genomic DNA from Sardina pilchardus chromosome 19, fSarPil1.1, whole genome shotgun sequence. It encodes these proteins:
- the LOC134066504 gene encoding transmembrane protein 236-like codes for the protein MGSGWTLKFAVCELLQFAALATPLFVVMQRFAAIVSRAKQEAVPPGDALTAYWLIVASGVAYITTVALLVWLPLKYMVFMKKRSFSGHRKWRPVALAYVILSTLPCFAFLIASSEVQVVNSMYYDTFDELPVSLVLFSVICIDIVERIRHCRLTGQASELDRDSDIPTLTHLEPVTPVNATATGTAAAATLPGGGAEQNGARALRPGEANGTAGGMAVGGTDPRTRPFTVGSPHPSPASSVVTAMRFPPPYSGPLRLLLASDARADEFGHAFLFWLDTAELLRAGGRPDVCFSRWVFPLYICGFLSCLRLILAPCCPLLAPLGVLLQDLPFLFLRGALLGAFGRISPLLYLLKNLLVCLAYVYFNFMTKLRVFNTQRMF